TCGCAGACACCGGTTAAGGTTGAAATAATGGCCGCCCAGGCCAGTGGCAGGTGCGCAACGTCTGTTAAAAAGATGAGGAAGAATGACGTTTCGACCGTGGTCATGAAAGAAAATCCGGCGTCCCCCAGGCCAAAGAAATTCTTGATCTTACTGTTAATACGCTTCATAATTTTATTCCTCTTTCCCCTGTTTTGAAGCTGGAGCCGGTCTTACCCGGCCCCGTAACATCTCCATGCGTGAATTTTATAAAAACAACTGGAACACAAAGCGGTAAATGGCTTCCTCGTAGGACTGCACCACTTCCGCGTCCGCGATTTCCTCTAACTGAGGGCGTTCCTTAACGTATTCTTCCCAGGTTGTGTAATATTCGCTGTTCATGATTTTTTCTCCTTTAAATTCTTAGTAGACGCCGTAAGTTCTAACGGTTTCAATCACGGCCTTCAGGTTGTCAGCAATCGGTCCTGCCAGTGAGTACAGGCTCTTGTCCGTGTTGAAGATGAAGCCGCCGCCCGGCGCCAGAATGTCGATCAGCTCTTTGGCCTTGTCCACACATTCTTTCTCGGTCGCGGTCTGGAGCATGGTGATCGGGAAGAAACCGGAAATAATATGGTCCTTGCCCACCTTTTCCTTGGCAAGCTTTGGATCGCCGAATTCAAACTGCATTTCGACACGGTCCTTCAGCGATGCCAGATAATCAATCTTCTTCATCCAGTCCTGCTCTACAAACAGCTTGACGCCTGCGCCGTGGTCGGACAGGTACTGCATGAGCGCTTCAAAGGTCGGCCACCAGAATTTGGCAAAGTCCTTTTCCTTCATGAAGGGCGCCATGTGCAGCGGGATAAAGGTTCTCGCATAGCGTGAGGAGCCTGGTACAATCCCGATTTTTTCCATGTGCGGCAGAATGGCCTCAACCGCTGCGACCACCTGTTCCTTGTTCCGCCGCATATCCTTGATGATGCCGGTGAAAGAGCGGATAAAGTCGGCCATGAAGTCCAACGGCGCTTCGGTCATGCCGCCCTTTGGCAGTGCTGCAAAGCCGTATTTGTTCGTCATCGCAACGGCAACGCCGCCCATGGCCGCGTCGATGTCGCATTTTGCCTTGTAGCCCTTGGCAAAGTTAAGGGCCGCCCGCATGGGCTCAGTGTCCAGTGCGGCGAACAGGCGCGGCATCAGCTTTTCAACCATACATTTGTAAGGGTCGGCGATGAATTCGTCGTATTCCTCCACCTCCAGGCAATGGACCTCAGGGTGCTGCATGGTGCCGGTGTTGCTCATGATAATGCCCTTGGCGCCTAAGATTTCGTAAAATCCCGGCGGCCGCAGGGTGGGCGCGATGGGCGCTTTATCGGTTG
Above is a window of Eubacterium sp. 1001713B170207_170306_E7 DNA encoding:
- a CDS encoding uroporphyrinogen decarboxylase — translated: MSDVKQLQAERTQLFKDVYDGVQPKRVPIELSITWDAAIPYAGMDMKTAQWNPETFETFFDKVCSEFPTDKAPIAPTLRPPGFYEILGAKGIIMSNTGTMQHPEVHCLEVEEYDEFIADPYKCMVEKLMPRLFAALDTEPMRAALNFAKGYKAKCDIDAAMGGVAVAMTNKYGFAALPKGGMTEAPLDFMADFIRSFTGIIKDMRRNKEQVVAAVEAILPHMEKIGIVPGSSRYARTFIPLHMAPFMKEKDFAKFWWPTFEALMQYLSDHGAGVKLFVEQDWMKKIDYLASLKDRVEMQFEFGDPKLAKEKVGKDHIISGFFPITMLQTATEKECVDKAKELIDILAPGGGFIFNTDKSLYSLAGPIADNLKAVIETVRTYGVY